A genomic region of Caenorhabditis elegans chromosome V contains the following coding sequences:
- the AH10.2 gene encoding Transmembrane domain-containing protein (Confirmed by transcript evidence), whose translation MFSFSRAVIIFFTIFPLISATGHLRLELTSSKNFILQLKTNTSFQEIQLAMGNPRTLSFHPKDHQETLEISFSNNVSDLTTVEYHMNSNELNTYQTILFSDAVLLVQSVFKCDTGFVGDKCQDIITSTSTTVISTTTTEIKTSTTKVIIVINDVPKEASALQQSISLNVIHCSVLIVIIIVLLILIIIVYIFLRPHHQKHVYIQPESPAQNERKCSVLLEESGYFSPLESPRYTEAPHTFLKVSY comes from the exons ATGTTCTCTTTTTCTAGAGCTGTTATTATATTCTTTACTATTTTCCCATTGATCTCTGCAACTGGACATCTTCGGTTGGAACTAACGTCGTCCAAAAACTTTATCTTACAACTGAAGACGAACACAAGTTTCCAAGAAATCCAGCTTGCTATGGGTAATCCAAGAACACTGAGCTTCCACCCAAAAGACCATCAAGAAACGCTTGAGATCTCATTTTCCAATAATGTTAGCGATCTGACAACAGTGGAATATCATATGAATAGTAATGAACTCAATACTTATCAAACTATTCTATTCTCTGACGCCGTTTTATTGGTTCAGTCAGTTTTCAAGTGTGATACCGGGTTCGTTGGAGATAAATGCCAAGATATTATTACTTCTACCTCTACCACAGTGATTTCCACAACTACAACAGAAATCAAAACTTCAACTACTAAGGTAATTATAGTAATCAATGATGTTCCAAAAGAAGCTTCGGCCCTGCAACA atccaTCTCTTTAAACGTCATTCATTGCTCCGTGCTCATCGTGATCATCATAGTACTTCTCATTCTTATCATTATCGTCTACATCTTCCTCCGTCCACATCATCAAAAACACGTTTACATTCAACCGGAATCTCCAGCccaaaatgagagaaaatgcTCTGTTCTCCTTGAAGAATCAGGTTATTTTTCGCCACTAGAAAGCCCAAGATATACGGAAGCTCCACATACTTTCTTGAAAGTTTCTTAttaa
- the cest-1.2 gene encoding Carboxylic ester hydrolase (Confirmed by transcript evidence): MIFKFVVLLWFSAQFAISTKVQLSTGIIEGKQLNSTYSPFGNQSAIAFLGIPYVEPPIGDLRFRKPRPQKTWSGVLETKKFKPACMSNSTKTYKNGGIGGPISEDCLYLNVLTNQYCLENKNCSVVIIVHGGGYLFESAATFNHEILVNNFVGQDRNIVVVTINYRLGIFGFGHLNGFEGDKNVGIFDTLEAVKWVRREIKQFGGNKDRITLAGHSAGAGVVAAFTISPLTKGLIHQQIVMSGPMTNMSKKSNFKGMTAMAERVGCHSKKYGFNKLPEHEVEQVYSCLRKKPAQELLDAQLWLLQNSTFYFGAPPVDGEFITDYPDNLYSEKSIFSINTLLGTTTRELQDTGYISNSNYSKFETKETFLKNLCDQIGIEIYKESEDFSSKCQKWYINGSDSKSLSDDMEFYTQAINLADAHARKGKKVYMYSYAYSGAGPAFKKYMKVKSPHHSEDLIYTFGTHRGVFAPKDYVIEYIYSGMFADFINFEDPSPSTDQPWLQYTKENKEYFLVDFDQNLTMPGMKKNYYAKAYEFWSTAGQKSFKEEWSPSLDTFIITNLVAPIITHMDQITFDVDKTVEQMEILKIERENFLKSEKLKRKSELEMSRWIKKGRKRVINKRMGFMPVEIIENEESESDGGFSIGLLLFGGTLLGGIVYVSSYQFFRRSRNGYQLIN, translated from the exons atgatttttaaatttgtcgtGCTTCTTTGGTTTTCGGCACAGTTTGCTATTTCAACAAAAGTTCAATTATC GACCGGTATAATTGAgggaaaacaattgaattctACATATTCTCCATTTGGAAATCAATCTGCTATTGCATTCCTCGGTATTCCATACGTGGAACCACCGATCGGAGATCTTCGATTCCGGAAACCACGTCCCCAAAAAACATGGAGTGGAGTTCTGgagacaaaaaagttcaaacctGCGTGTATGAGCAATTCAac aaaaacctaCAAGAATGGAGGAATTGGAGGACCAATTTCAGAAGATTGCTTGTATCTTAATGTTTTGACAAATCAATATTGCCTGGAAAAT aaaaactgtTCAGTGGTGATTATAGTGCACGGAGGCGGATATCTGTTTGAGTCAGCTGCCACATTCAACCATGAAATTTTAGTGAATAATTTTGTGGGGCAAGACAGGAATATTGTAGTCGTCACTATAAATTATCGccttggaatttttggatttgggCATCTCAATGGGTTCGAGGGTGATAAGAATGTGGGAATTTTTG ATACCCTGGAAGCTGTGAAATGGGTACGAAgagaaataaaacaatttggtGGGAATAAAGATAGAATCACTTTGGCTGGGCACTCGGCAGGAGCTGGTGTGGTAGCTGCG tttacgATCTCTCCTTTAACAAAAGGATTGATTCATCAGCAAATAGTCATGAGTGGACCAATGACTAATATGTCcaagaaatcaaatttcaaaggaATGACAGCAATGGCTGAAAGAGTTGGTTGTCATTCAAAGAAATATGGTTTTAATAAACTTCCTGAACATGAAGTTGAACAG GTTTACTCCTGCCTTCGAAAGAAGCCTGCTCAAGAGTTACTTGATGCTCAACTTTGGTTGCTTCAAAACTCGACATTCTACTTTGGAGCTCCGCCAGTTGATGGAGAGTTTATAACTGATTATCCAGATAACTTATATTCGGAAAAGTCcatattttcaatcaatacaTTATTAGGAACTACAACTAGAGAACTTCAAGACACTGG atatatcAGTAACTcaaactattcaaaatttgagacgAAGGAAACattcttaaaaaatctttGCGATCAAATTGGAATAGAGATCTACAAGGAGTCAGAAGATTTTTCGtcgaaatgtcaaaaatggtATATTAATGGATCCGATTCGAAATCTTTATCAGATGATATGGAGTTTTACACGCAAGCCATTAACTTAGCAGATGCACATgcgagaaaaggcaaaaaggTTTATATGTACAG CTATGCCTACAGCGGGGCAGGACctgcattcaaaaaatatatgaaagtGAAATCACCTCATCATTCTGAAGATTTAATCTACACTTTTGGAACTCACCGAGGAGTTTTTGCTCCAAAAGATTACGTTATTGAGTATATTTATAGTGGAATGTTTGctgattttatcaattttgaagatCCATCTCCTTCGACAGATCAACCTTGGCTACAGTatacaaaagaaaataaagagTATTTCTTGGTTGATTTTGATCAGAATCTGACAATGCCTGGAATGAAGAAAAACTATTATGCTAAAGCTTATGAATTTTGGAG taccGCTGGTCAAAAGTCATTCAAAGAAGAATGGTCTCCATCACTTGACACATTTATCATTACAAATTTAGTTGCTCCAATAATCACTCACATGGATCAAATAACATTTGACGTCGATAAAACTGTCGAGCAAAtggaaatactaaaaattgaacgggagaattttttgaagagcgaaaaattgaaaaggaaatCGGAATTGGAGATGAGTAGATGGATTAAAAAGGGAAGAAAACGAGTAATAAATAAAAGGATGGGATTTATGCCAGTGGAAAtcatagaaaatgaagaaagtgaAAGTGATGGAGGATTTA GCATCGGCTTACTTTTATTTGGTGGAACACTTCTAGGTGGAATTGTCTATGTTTCATCTTATCAATTCTTCCGACGATCTCGGAATGGGTATCAACTGATAAATTAA
- the srd-26 gene encoding Serpentine receptor class delta-26 (Confirmed by transcript evidence): MLYQLLHTVLSVTGVTLNAFMMYLALTKSPKIMRPCSAIITIKTFTDILTSAMSFFVMQRIVTDGSSILVIPTGPCTRLGPTACYVGHMFMLCFLECNLIWMISSYIFRYYILYVRDPSIKSLVFVALCLSIPSFIHMAAWIRSYDPNEAFVVPDSFGLASSHLILGGHIVYRSTITLILQLFITSVLVLIAYAWIRNTLLSFAIKMGSDKNDVKNLNARLVKVINFQVFLPTFIFLGFFIFAAMFGRYITVNIAQYLVSIAFMFSPICSPFSYILFVPHYLNVITGNKKPAENRATDMCAVRAFKNPNVSVTMTNA, translated from the exons ATGCTCTACCAGCTTCTTCATACGGTTTTGTCAGTAACTGGCGTCACGCTCAATGCGTTTATGATGTATCTGGCGCTGACAAAATCACCGAAAATTATGCGTCCATGTTCGGCAATCATCACAATTAAGACGTTCACTGATATTTTGACGTCGGCAATGAGCTTTTTCGTAATGCAAAG AATCGTCACTGATGGATCTTCCATTTTGGTCATTCCAACTGGACCATGCACTCGTCTCGGCCCAACTGCTTGCTATGTCGGGCATATGTTCATGTTATGTTTCTTGGAGTGCAACTTAATTTGGATGATATCATCCTACATTTTTCGTTATTACATTCTTTATGTTCGTGATCCTTCAATCAAAAGTCTTGTCTTCGTTGCACTCTGCTTATCAATCCCATCCTTCATCCATATGGCCGCCTGGATCAGGTCATACGATCCAAACGAAGCATTCGTTGTTCCAGACTCTTTTGGATTGGCATCAAGTCATTTGATTTTGGGAGGTCATATTGTCTACCGGTCAACAATTACGCTTATCTTGCAACTATTTATCACATCCGTTCTGGTTCTGATTGCTTATGCATGGATTCGGAATACACTTCTAAGTTTTGCCATCAAAATGGGTTCCGATAAAAACGatgtgaaaaatctaaatgcACGACTTGTAAAG gttATCAATTTCCAAGTGTTTCTTCCAACCTTCATCTTTCTGGGATTCTTCATATTTGCAGCAATGTTCGGTCGTTATATTACTGTGAATATTGCTCAATATCTCGTCTCTATTGCTTTCATGTTTTCCCCAATCTGCTCACCATTTTCTTATATCCTTTTTGTTCCTCATTACCTGAATGTGATAACCGGAAACAAGAAGCCGGCCGAAAATCGTGCGACGGATATGTGTGCTGTTAGAGCATTCAAGAATCCAAATGTCTCTGTTACAATGACTAATGCatga
- the cest-1.1 gene encoding Carboxylic ester hydrolase (Confirmed by transcript evidence) yields MLKPATVLLLIQMYVCKRVQLSSGTIEGKILNISYSPLGNQSATVFLGIPFVEPPIGDLRYRKPRPPKSWEGVLVTNEYKSACMSNATKTYKNKFGGPISEDCLYLNVLTNEYCLENKNCSVMMIVHGGGYLTESASTFNPEILINNFVGQGRNIVVVTFNYRLGLFSFGQFNGDRGDKNFGLYDMIESVNWVRREIENFGGNKNRITLAGHSAGASMIVAFTSSPLTKGLVHQQIIMSAPMTNMSKKSNFKGMTVMAQMVGCLSEEIGFNKLSEEQVENTYSCLRKKSAQQILDAQLWLLQNSTYFLGAPPIDEHFLTDYPENLYASKSIYPINTLIGTTTLEVEESSYIIDPAFADKKVELLENLCDHIGYVLYEEPETFSKKCQKQYMNGNSSMNLSNEMEFYTPAIDFADSHTSGNTKVFLYSYDYRGAGPAYDRYLEVRSPHHSEDLIYVFGTHRGIFAPKDYIIEKIYSGMFADFVNFENPLPSGDQKWNQYTKENREHFLINFDKNFITPGMRDNYYTEAYEFWSTVGKKSFKEEWSPSLDTFTCALVISPLVSHMKQTTTAFDKTFEQTELLYKEEVNFLKREKLERTQELKMETKRRDKALRIQNRKNGLANKEITEGDEEDESSKLDILLIISAGTLFGGILYVTLPNVILQKRARDGYELLS; encoded by the exons atgctCAAACCTGCTACCGTACTCCTCTTAATACAAATGTATGTTTGCAAGAGAGTCCAATTATC atcCGGAACAATAGAAGGCAAAATCCTCAACATTTCATATTCTCCACTGGGAAATCAATCTGCTACTGTATTTTTGGGTATTCCGTTTGTTGAACCTCCAATTGGAGACCTTCGATATCGAAAACCCCGTCCACCGAAATCATGGGAAGGAGTTTTGGTAACAAATGAATATAAATCAGCGTGTATGAGCAATGCAAC gaaaacttacaaaaataaattcggaGGTCCAATTTCTGAAGATTGTTTGTATCTCAATGTCCTCACAAATGAATATTGCTTGGAAAAT AAAAACTGTTCTGTTATGATGATTGTCCATGGTGGAGGGTATTTAACCGAATCAGCTTCAACTTTCAATCCGGAGATTCTGATCAACAATTTCGTGGGTCAAGGCAGAAATATTGTAGTGGTTACTTTCAATTATCGACTTGGACTTTTCTCGTTTGGTCAGTTTAATGGTGATCGAGGAGACAAGAATTTTGGACTTTATg atatGATTGAATCTGTAAATTGGGTTAGgagggaaattgaaaactttggaGGAAATAAAAACAGAATTACATTGGCAGGGCATTCGGCTGGAGCCAGTATGATAGTAGCG TTTACAAGCTCTCCACTCACAAAAGGACTCGTCCATCAACAGATTATAATGAGCGCACCCATGACGAATATGTCAAagaaatcgaatttcaaagGAATGACAGTGATGGCTCAGATGGTTGGATGCCTGTCAGAAGAAATTGGGTTTAATAAATTGTCAGAGGAACAGGTGGAAAAT ACGTACTCTTGTCTGCGAAAAAAATCTGCTCAACAAATACTAGATGCTCAATTATGGTTGCTACAAAATTCTACATATTTTCTCGGAGCACCTCCAATTGATGAGCATTTTCTAACTGACTATCCAGAAAATTTATATGCTTCCAAATCAATTTACCCTATCAACACTTTGATAGGTACTACAACTCTAGAAGTTGAAGAATCATC ATACATAATTGATCCTGCATTTGctgacaaaaaagttgaattgcTTGAAAACTTATGTGATCACATTGGATATGTACTATATGAGGAACCAGAGACTTTTTCGAAGAAATGCCAAAAACAATATATGAATGGGAATTCGTCAATGAATTTATCGAATGAAATGGAATTCTACACACCTGCTATTGATTTTGCCGATTCCCACACAAGCGGAAATACGAAAGTATTCTTGTATAG TTACGACTATCGTGGTGCAGGACCAGCATACGATAGATATTTGGAAGTTAGATCCCCTCATCATTCTGAAGATTTGATCTATGTTTTTGGCACTCATCGAGgaattttcgcgccaaaagATTACATTATAGAGAAAATTTACAGTGGAATGTTTGCTGACTTTGTTAATTTTGAGAACCCTTTACCATCGGGAGACCAAAAATGGAATCAGTACACCAAAGAAAATCGAgagcattttttgattaacttTGATAAAAACTTTATAACGCCTGGAATGAGGGATAATTATTATACGGAAGCTTATGAGTTTTGGAG cacGGTGGGCAAAAAATCCTTCAAAGAGGAATGGTCTCCATCACTTGATACATTTACATGTGCCCTTGTAATATCTCCACTAGTTTCTCATATGAAACAAACTACAACTGcttttgataaaacttttgAGCAAACTGAATTGTTGTACAAGGaggaagttaattttttgaaaagagaaaaattggagagaACGCAAGAGCTAAAAATGGAAACGAAGAGACGAGATAAAGCTTTGCGAATtcagaatagaaaaaatggattggcaaataaagaaattacagaaggagatgaagaagatgagaGCTCGAAACTAG ATATTCTCCTTATCATCAGTGCTGGAACTCTTTTCGGTGGAATTTTGTATGTCACATTGCCCAATGTCATACTACAAAAACGTGCACGAGATGGATACGAGCTTCTATCATAA